Proteins encoded by one window of uncultured Celeribacter sp.:
- a CDS encoding coniferyl aldehyde dehydrogenase produces the protein MTAQTTAELTTLFHRQTTAQRGQPLVDLTERLDRLTRLQKALLTAEPALIAAISDDFSHRPTVESRLYDIDLVLGEIRQAKRHLKRWIRVRRAPVPLVYKPARAEIRPQPLGVVGIISPWNFPVQLALAPMVAALAAGNRVMLKPSELTPRTSAALADMLSGAFAPEEIATVTGGPEVAQAFSALPFDHLFFTGSTSVGRKVAEAAARNLTPVTLELGGKSPAVIMPGADLDRAGRRIAWGKAMNAGQVCVAPDYVLVPRKKMLAVADAIMGGFMHFFPKGPESDDYAAIISERHHARLTAMLAEAEARGAQILRLEGATGNARKFAPTVVLDPPQDIALMQEEIFGPILPLIPYDDPQEALNFVAARDHPLALYVFSDDRDEQELWLDHSISGGVTVNDVAIHVGFGTLPFGGVGASGQGSYHGRAGFETFSHLKPVVRQAKRNGMALAEPPFKGWRKRALGMMRKLM, from the coding sequence ATGACCGCCCAAACCACGGCCGAACTCACTACGCTGTTCCACCGTCAAACGACCGCCCAGCGCGGCCAGCCCCTCGTTGATCTGACAGAGCGGTTGGACAGGCTCACACGCCTGCAAAAGGCTTTACTCACGGCAGAACCCGCGTTGATCGCAGCGATCTCCGACGATTTTTCGCATCGTCCGACGGTCGAGTCCCGTCTCTACGACATCGACTTGGTTCTGGGCGAGATTCGCCAGGCCAAACGCCACCTCAAACGCTGGATCCGGGTGAGGCGCGCGCCTGTGCCGCTGGTGTACAAACCCGCCCGCGCCGAAATCCGACCACAGCCATTGGGCGTTGTCGGCATCATCTCGCCGTGGAATTTCCCGGTACAGCTTGCACTCGCGCCGATGGTGGCGGCCTTGGCGGCGGGCAATCGCGTGATGCTCAAACCCTCTGAATTGACGCCCCGCACCTCTGCGGCTTTGGCCGACATGCTCTCAGGCGCCTTCGCCCCCGAAGAGATCGCGACCGTCACCGGCGGGCCGGAAGTGGCGCAGGCGTTTTCCGCCCTGCCCTTCGATCATCTGTTCTTCACCGGCTCCACCTCGGTCGGGCGCAAAGTGGCCGAGGCGGCGGCGCGCAATCTGACGCCTGTCACCTTGGAATTGGGCGGCAAAAGCCCCGCCGTGATCATGCCCGGCGCCGATCTCGACCGCGCGGGGCGGCGGATTGCCTGGGGCAAGGCGATGAATGCCGGGCAGGTCTGTGTCGCGCCCGACTACGTCTTGGTGCCGCGCAAGAAAATGCTGGCCGTAGCCGATGCGATCATGGGCGGCTTCATGCATTTCTTCCCTAAAGGCCCCGAAAGCGACGACTACGCCGCGATCATTTCCGAACGCCATCACGCGCGTCTGACCGCCATGCTGGCAGAGGCTGAGGCCCGCGGTGCGCAAATCCTGCGCCTCGAAGGGGCCACAGGAAACGCCCGCAAATTCGCCCCCACGGTGGTGCTCGATCCGCCGCAAGACATCGCCTTAATGCAGGAGGAAATCTTCGGTCCGATCCTGCCGCTCATCCCCTATGACGACCCGCAAGAGGCGCTAAACTTCGTTGCTGCGCGCGACCATCCGCTGGCGCTTTATGTCTTCTCGGACGACAGGGACGAGCAAGAGTTGTGGCTCGACCATTCCATCTCCGGCGGCGTGACGGTGAATGATGTGGCGATCCATGTGGGCTTTGGCACGCTTCCCTTTGGTGGCGTCGGCGCCTCCGGTCAGGGCAGCTATCATGGTCGCGCAGGATTTGAGACCTTCAGCCATCTGAAACCCGTGGTGCGTCAGGCCAAACGCAACGGCATGGCACTGGCCGAGCCGCCCTTCAAAGGCTGGCGCAAGCGCGCTTTGGGGATGATGCGCAAGCTGATGTAA
- a CDS encoding esterase-like activity of phytase family protein, whose protein sequence is MTKPVYGAALAALMLAGAAQAQEAFLATLKAQAELSGHTFVPAPEGASAYYNTSGRFTNGARNEVLYDNFQEATGLALPFPGQPLQGFSGIRSLGDDRFLVLTDNGFGAKANSSDIILMFNIVKVDWETGRVAIEKTVQLSDPDHKVPFPIMNEATDLRALTGADFDIESIQPVGDTYWIGDEFGPWIIEVNAEGEVLRVLATEPGGQLIQSPDNFFVATPNPGSALPETVVSYRSGGYEGMALSEDMKTLYPLLEKPVYDPETGGKKHVGGKPVLSMFELSTETGAWGDTVRYFPLEDENHAIGDFNLIEGTRGLIIERDNFQGDPREGWSENPAMFKRIYLIDLERMDENNVLEKIAYIDLMDIQDPDGIAPRGTMDGVYTFPYFTIEDVDRVDETTIVVANDNNYPFSTGRQQGRVDDNEMILLDVAEFLKAE, encoded by the coding sequence ATGACCAAACCCGTTTACGGTGCAGCCCTCGCGGCGCTTATGCTTGCTGGCGCAGCCCAGGCTCAAGAGGCCTTCCTCGCCACGCTCAAGGCGCAGGCCGAGCTTTCCGGCCACACCTTCGTTCCCGCCCCCGAAGGCGCTTCTGCCTATTACAACACCTCCGGTCGCTTCACCAATGGCGCGCGCAATGAGGTGCTCTACGACAACTTTCAAGAGGCCACCGGCCTCGCGCTCCCCTTCCCCGGCCAGCCGCTTCAGGGCTTTTCCGGCATCCGCTCTTTGGGGGACGACCGTTTCCTCGTGCTGACCGACAACGGTTTCGGTGCGAAGGCCAACTCCTCTGACATCATCCTGATGTTCAACATCGTCAAAGTCGATTGGGAGACCGGCCGCGTCGCCATCGAGAAGACCGTGCAACTGTCGGACCCGGACCACAAAGTGCCCTTCCCGATCATGAACGAAGCCACCGATCTGCGCGCCCTGACAGGTGCGGATTTCGACATCGAATCCATCCAGCCCGTGGGTGACACCTACTGGATCGGCGACGAATTCGGTCCGTGGATCATCGAAGTGAACGCTGAGGGCGAGGTGCTTCGCGTGCTGGCGACCGAGCCGGGCGGCCAATTGATCCAATCGCCGGACAACTTCTTTGTCGCCACGCCGAACCCCGGCTCTGCCCTCCCGGAGACCGTCGTCTCCTACCGCTCCGGCGGCTATGAGGGCATGGCGCTGTCCGAGGATATGAAAACCCTCTACCCGCTGTTGGAAAAGCCGGTCTATGACCCGGAAACCGGCGGCAAGAAACATGTCGGCGGCAAGCCGGTTCTGTCCATGTTCGAACTGTCCACCGAAACCGGCGCATGGGGTGACACGGTGCGTTACTTCCCGCTTGAGGACGAAAACCACGCCATCGGCGATTTCAACCTGATCGAAGGCACCCGCGGTCTGATCATCGAGCGCGACAACTTCCAGGGCGATCCGCGCGAAGGCTGGTCCGAAAATCCGGCGATGTTCAAACGCATCTACCTGATTGATCTGGAGCGGATGGACGAGAACAACGTCTTGGAAAAAATCGCCTATATCGACCTGATGGACATTCAGGACCCCGACGGCATCGCGCCGCGCGGCACGATGGATGGGGTCTACACCTTCCCCTATTTCACCATCGAGGATGTGGACCGTGTCGATGAGACCACCATCGTCGTCGCAAATGACAACAACTACCCCTTCTCGACCGGTCGCCAGCAAGGCCGGGTTGACGACAATGAGATGATCCTTCTCGACGTCGCCGAGTTTTTGAAGGCGGAATAA
- a CDS encoding anti-phage deoxyguanosine triphosphatase has product MWLERRETWSGHSEDARGAGDVDYARVIHSASFRRLQGKTQILNLGDSDFYRTRLTHSLEVAQIAGGLARQLEQSFPTHPATAHLPDRSMIHAIGCSHDLGHPPFGHGGEVALNYCMREAGGFEGNGQSLRILSRLESFSAQSGANLTRRSLLGLLKYPVSYTQARNSALRPKLSDRPDTLKLIDTETSTPPKCYLDSEQDVVEWVLSPLTPEDRTAFCAMGPVEAGKHRKALHKSFDCSIMDLADDIAYGGHDLEDAIALTLLTREDFVAHVSADQIGDFLDMLKHKYPGQFGNDVYGQMLDGLFGGRDTRKRFISRFVNYLITAVEYAEVPEFSEPLLRYRASLPAARRPVLKALKELVFKVVIKSPNVQQLEFKGQQMVVSVFEALCSDPERLLPRDHQERYAETAGDLRVICDYVASMTDAALLKTYERLFAPRMGSVFDRL; this is encoded by the coding sequence ATGTGGCTTGAACGCAGAGAGACATGGAGCGGGCATTCCGAAGACGCGCGCGGTGCGGGGGATGTCGATTATGCGCGCGTGATCCATTCCGCCTCCTTTCGGCGGCTTCAGGGCAAGACGCAGATCCTAAACCTCGGCGACAGCGATTTCTATCGCACCCGTCTGACGCATTCGCTGGAAGTCGCGCAGATCGCCGGAGGCCTCGCGCGTCAGTTGGAGCAAAGCTTTCCGACACATCCCGCCACCGCCCATCTGCCGGATCGTTCGATGATCCATGCGATCGGCTGCTCTCACGATCTGGGCCATCCGCCGTTCGGACATGGCGGCGAAGTGGCGCTGAATTACTGTATGCGCGAAGCGGGCGGGTTCGAGGGCAATGGCCAGAGCCTGCGCATCCTGTCCCGGCTTGAGAGCTTTTCCGCGCAGAGTGGTGCAAACCTCACTCGGCGCAGTCTTTTGGGCCTGTTGAAATACCCGGTCTCCTACACGCAGGCCCGCAACTCCGCGCTCAGGCCCAAACTGAGCGACCGTCCTGACACGCTCAAGCTGATCGACACAGAGACCTCGACGCCGCCGAAATGTTACCTCGACAGTGAGCAAGACGTGGTCGAGTGGGTGCTTTCACCGCTCACCCCCGAAGACCGCACCGCGTTTTGCGCCATGGGGCCGGTGGAGGCCGGGAAACACCGCAAGGCGCTGCATAAATCCTTTGATTGCAGCATTATGGACCTTGCCGATGACATCGCCTACGGGGGGCATGATCTGGAGGATGCGATTGCGCTCACGCTTTTGACCCGCGAGGATTTCGTGGCGCATGTGTCGGCGGATCAGATCGGCGATTTTCTCGACATGCTCAAACACAAATACCCGGGTCAGTTCGGCAATGACGTCTATGGCCAGATGCTCGACGGGTTGTTCGGCGGGCGGGACACGCGCAAACGCTTCATCTCGCGCTTTGTGAATTACCTGATCACCGCTGTGGAATATGCCGAAGTGCCCGAGTTCTCCGAACCGCTCCTGCGCTATCGTGCCAGCCTGCCTGCCGCGCGACGCCCGGTGTTGAAGGCGCTGAAAGAGCTGGTGTTCAAAGTGGTGATCAAAAGCCCCAACGTGCAGCAGCTCGAATTCAAGGGCCAGCAGATGGTGGTCTCGGTGTTCGAGGCACTCTGTTCCGATCCCGAGCGGCTTTTGCCACGCGATCATCAGGAGCGCTATGCGGAGACGGCGGGCGATCTGCGGGTGATCTGCGACTATGTGGCGAGCATGACGGATGCGGCTTTGCTCAAGACCTATGAGCGGCTGTTTGCGCCGCGCATGGGGTCGGTGTTCGACCGGCTCTAA
- the ychF gene encoding redox-regulated ATPase YchF, translated as MGFKMGIVGLPNVGKSTLFNALTKTAAAQAANFPFCTIEPNVGDVAVPDPRLDKLAEIAGSKQIIPTRMSFVDIAGLVKGASKGEGLGNQFLANIRECDAIAHVVRCFEDGDVTHVEGRVDPVDDAQVIEMELMLADLESIAKRRANLVRKLKGNDKEAKLQDDLLARAQAALEADKPARTVEITEEERKQWTMLQLLTQKPILYVCNVEEENAAKGNAFSEAVAKMAEEQGAGTVVISAKIEEEISQLEGDEAEMFLEELGLHEAGLDRLIRAGYELLHLETYFTVGPKEARAWTITKGTAAPAAAGVIHGDFERGFIRAETIAYDDFIACKGEAGAKEAGKMRAEGKSYIVQDGDVMHFLFNT; from the coding sequence ATGGGCTTCAAGATGGGCATCGTCGGTCTGCCAAACGTGGGCAAATCGACGCTTTTCAATGCGCTGACCAAAACCGCCGCGGCGCAGGCGGCGAACTTTCCGTTCTGCACCATCGAGCCCAACGTGGGCGACGTGGCGGTGCCGGACCCGCGTTTGGACAAACTGGCAGAGATTGCCGGCTCGAAACAGATCATCCCGACGCGCATGTCCTTCGTGGACATCGCCGGTCTGGTGAAAGGCGCATCCAAAGGTGAGGGCCTCGGCAACCAGTTCCTCGCGAACATTCGCGAATGTGACGCGATTGCCCATGTGGTGCGCTGTTTCGAGGACGGGGATGTGACCCACGTCGAGGGCCGCGTCGATCCGGTGGACGATGCGCAGGTCATCGAGATGGAGCTGATGCTCGCCGATCTCGAAAGCATCGCCAAACGCCGCGCCAACCTTGTGCGCAAGCTCAAGGGCAACGACAAAGAGGCGAAACTCCAAGACGATCTCCTGGCGCGCGCGCAGGCGGCTCTTGAGGCCGACAAACCGGCCCGTACCGTCGAGATCACCGAGGAAGAGCGCAAGCAGTGGACCATGCTGCAACTTCTGACGCAAAAGCCGATCCTCTATGTCTGCAACGTCGAGGAAGAAAACGCCGCCAAGGGCAACGCTTTCTCGGAGGCGGTCGCGAAGATGGCCGAGGAGCAGGGCGCAGGCACGGTGGTGATCTCCGCCAAGATCGAGGAAGAGATTTCGCAACTCGAAGGCGACGAAGCCGAGATGTTCCTCGAAGAGCTGGGCCTGCACGAGGCCGGTCTCGACCGTCTCATTCGCGCGGGCTACGAGTTGTTGCACCTTGAGACCTATTTCACGGTTGGCCCGAAAGAGGCCCGCGCCTGGACCATCACCAAAGGCACCGCTGCGCCGGCCGCCGCAGGTGTGATCCATGGTGACTTTGAGCGCGGCTTCATCCGTGCCGAAACCATCGCCTATGACGATTTCATCGCCTGCAAGGGCGAAGCGGGCGCGAAAGAAGCGGGCAAGATGCGCGCGGAAGGCAAAAGTTACATCGTGCAGGACGGCGATGTGATGCACTTCCTGTTCAACACCTGA
- the trpA gene encoding tryptophan synthase subunit alpha gives MTRIDAKFAELKAAGKKAFVAYVMAGDPDEAKSLEIVKALPEAGVDIIELGLPFTDPMADGATIQLAGQRALEQGMTLNKTLALAKEFRKTDDKTPIVLMGYYNPIYSHGVDQFLVDAVEAGIDGLIVVDLPPEEDEELCIPAQKAGLNFIRLATPTTDDKRLPTVLQNTSGFVYYVSVTGTTGAAAASGADVAPEVARIKAKTDLPVIVGFGVRTPEKAEEIAAVADGTVVGSAIVSEIAEGKSVEEVAAYVKSLADGAHRA, from the coding sequence ATGACCCGTATCGACGCCAAATTCGCCGAATTGAAAGCCGCTGGTAAGAAAGCTTTCGTCGCTTATGTCATGGCGGGCGATCCGGATGAGGCGAAATCTCTGGAAATCGTCAAGGCGCTGCCCGAAGCCGGTGTCGACATCATCGAGCTGGGCCTGCCCTTCACCGATCCGATGGCCGATGGCGCAACCATTCAGCTGGCCGGTCAGCGCGCACTGGAACAGGGCATGACGCTGAACAAGACGCTCGCTCTGGCGAAAGAATTCCGCAAGACGGACGACAAAACGCCGATTGTTCTGATGGGCTATTACAACCCGATCTATTCCCATGGCGTGGATCAGTTTCTGGTCGACGCGGTCGAGGCCGGGATCGACGGGCTGATCGTTGTGGATCTTCCGCCCGAAGAAGACGAAGAACTTTGTATTCCGGCGCAGAAAGCCGGTCTGAACTTCATCCGTCTGGCAACCCCCACGACCGATGACAAACGCCTGCCGACCGTGCTGCAAAACACCTCCGGTTTTGTCTATTACGTCTCCGTGACCGGCACCACCGGGGCCGCCGCCGCGTCAGGCGCCGATGTCGCCCCGGAAGTGGCGCGAATCAAGGCCAAGACCGACCTGCCGGTGATCGTGGGCTTTGGCGTGCGCACGCCGGAAAAAGCCGAAGAGATCGCCGCCGTCGCCGACGGCACCGTGGTCGGCTCCGCCATCGTCAGCGAGATCGCAGAAGGTAAATCGGTCGAAGAGGTCGCAGCCTATGTGAAATCCTTGGCGGATGGGGCACACCGCGCCTGA
- a CDS encoding GNAT family N-acetyltransferase: MADLHFARLPEVSAADILNHMRDPRVAEHMPLLTMPWTGETVGAFVAAKEACWTRDGLGHWAFLADGAYVGWGGFQKEGEEWDFGLVLRPDSFGLGVKIAKKVLEFVHNDARIPTPPSSCHRPAATSALCGAWGRSRWGRRFMRAIGFSSSGWKQADGAKYQARCAPSAKDFT, from the coding sequence ATGGCCGATCTTCACTTTGCACGTTTGCCGGAGGTCTCCGCCGCCGACATCCTCAACCATATGCGCGACCCGCGCGTGGCGGAGCATATGCCGCTTTTGACCATGCCCTGGACGGGAGAAACCGTCGGGGCCTTCGTCGCCGCCAAAGAAGCCTGCTGGACGCGCGACGGGTTGGGGCACTGGGCGTTTCTGGCGGATGGCGCCTATGTCGGCTGGGGCGGATTTCAAAAAGAGGGCGAGGAGTGGGATTTCGGTTTGGTTCTGCGCCCGGACAGCTTTGGACTGGGCGTAAAGATCGCGAAAAAGGTGCTTGAGTTCGTCCACAATGATGCGCGCATTCCCACGCCACCTTCCTCCTGCCACCGTCCCGCCGCCACCTCGGCGCTCTGCGGCGCATGGGGGCGGAGCAGGTGGGGGAGACGCTTTATGAGGGCAATCGGTTTCTCAAGTTCCGGTTGGAAACAGGCTGACGGCGCCAAATATCAGGCGCGGTGTGCCCCATCCGCCAAGGATTTCACATAG
- a CDS encoding carboxynorspermidine decarboxylase, giving the protein MIQTPYYLIDKARLLPNMEKIAWLRENSGAKALLALKCFSTWPVFDFMRDYMDGTTSSSLYELRLGAEKFGKETHAYSVGWADNEIDEAVSYADKIIFNSLGQLDRFGDKAKGIATGLRLNPRFSTSGFDLADPARPFSRLGEWDMGRLEIASDRINGVMIHYNCENDDFVLFSEQLSRIERDFGSFLKTLDWVSLGGGIHFTGEGYPLDKLADRLKSFSDAMGVQVYLEPGEASITRSTTLEVSVLDIIDNGKKVAIVDSSIEAHMLDLLIYRETAKLPQNGTHAYQIAGKTCLAGDIFGEAKFDKPLEIGDKISIDDAAGYTMVKKNWFNGVKMPGIAIRELDGTVKLVRDFGYDDFAAALG; this is encoded by the coding sequence ATGATCCAGACGCCGTATTACCTGATCGACAAAGCGCGTTTGCTTCCGAACATGGAGAAAATTGCCTGGCTGCGGGAAAACTCCGGGGCGAAGGCTTTGCTGGCGCTCAAGTGCTTTTCGACCTGGCCCGTGTTCGATTTTATGCGCGACTATATGGACGGGACGACCTCGTCCTCGCTCTATGAATTGCGCCTTGGGGCCGAGAAATTCGGCAAGGAAACCCATGCCTATTCCGTCGGATGGGCGGACAATGAGATCGACGAGGCGGTGAGCTACGCCGACAAGATCATCTTCAACTCTCTCGGCCAGTTGGATCGCTTTGGCGACAAGGCCAAGGGCATCGCCACCGGCCTGCGCCTCAATCCGCGGTTCTCGACCTCCGGGTTTGACCTTGCCGACCCGGCGCGGCCCTTTTCGCGTCTGGGCGAATGGGACATGGGACGGCTTGAGATCGCCTCGGACCGCATCAACGGCGTGATGATCCACTATAATTGCGAGAATGATGATTTTGTCCTCTTTTCAGAGCAATTGAGCCGGATTGAACGCGATTTTGGTTCGTTTTTGAAAACTTTGGATTGGGTCTCTCTCGGCGGTGGCATTCATTTCACCGGCGAAGGTTACCCGCTCGATAAGCTGGCGGACCGGCTGAAATCTTTCTCTGACGCGATGGGCGTGCAGGTCTATCTGGAGCCCGGCGAGGCCTCGATCACCCGCTCCACCACGCTCGAAGTCTCCGTCCTCGACATCATTGATAACGGTAAAAAGGTGGCCATCGTCGACAGCTCCATCGAAGCCCATATGCTCGATCTGTTGATCTATCGCGAGACCGCGAAACTGCCGCAAAATGGCACGCATGCGTATCAGATCGCGGGCAAGACCTGTCTGGCGGGCGACATCTTTGGCGAGGCCAAATTCGACAAACCGCTCGAAATCGGGGATAAAATCTCCATCGACGATGCGGCCGGTTACACAATGGTTAAAAAGAACTGGTTTAACGGGGTGAAGATGCCGGGGATCGCCATTCGCGAGCTTGATGGCACCGTCAAACTGGTACGTGACTTCGGTTACGACGATTTCGCTGCGGCGCTTGGCTAA